TGGGCCAGGCTCCGCTCTCTTCTGCGTGTAACTGACATTTGATCTGCGTACTTTCCGCTTTGAGCTGATCTCGCTCCCGGGTTAGCTGCCGCAGCTGATTGTAAATCGGATCCGGCGGCGACCAGACGTCCAGTTTCTTCTCCAGGCCCATGGCGGCCAATGTCTGGGAAGATACTTTGTCATTGACCGTCTTTACTGTAAGTGTCTTGGAAAAGTACTTTGCCCGGTTGGGAAGTACTACGCTCACCGGCCAGCCCTTCTCCGTAAGGAAGCACGCCAGCGTTTCATGATAAACACCGGTGGCTTCCAACACAAACTGACAGGGCATGGATGGATCCATCAGCTTCCGGATCCATTTGGAGAGCTTGACGAAGCCTCCCGGGCCATTGGGGATGGTCAGCGTCGATACATACTCCACCCGAAGGTCGGCATACATGCGGCTGAAGCTGGCAACATGCTCCTTCATCCCGCAATCAATTCCAATGCATTGGCGAATAACGTTCTCCATGACTGAATGGGTTTTGATCTCGGATGATAAGCATACTCCCCCTCGTCTTTACTCGTAACCTACTCAAGCTGTCTCTGACATCCAGGACGCCTTGGATTCTGTTCAGACTCTAAAGAGTAAGAAGATGACGGGGGCATATCTCTGTGAGAGCATGTCTCACGGACTGCTTGGGCACGGATCACCTCCCGCCACCTTACTTATCAACCTTGCCTCTAATTTCCTATTTTTAAGGAATGGCGCTAACGTACGAGTATCACAGAGTTCGATCTCTGTGGGACTCTGTGTGCCCTCTGTGTATTCTAAGACTTACGCAACGTTTTGATTGATTTTTTTCTCGTAGGTTAGGACGAATGGGGTTTTTCTTTTAATGACTGCAAAGACCCGATTGATCAGTTTGCAGGCTACGGCGTTTGCGATGACTTTGTGGTGTTTGCCCTCGGCCTTTTTCCTTTGGCAGTAGACCCTTATTTCAGGGTCGTAGATCATGGCGCTATTGGCTCCGTTGAGCAAGATTGCTTTCATCTGCTTATTTGCCATGGGATGTACCCTGGTCCTTCCCTTGGTTAATCCGGAGGAGTGTTCAAAAGGCGCCGTTCCGGCATAGCAGGCGAACTTACGACCATCATCGAACTGAGTGAAGTTCTGGGTTATAACGAGCATCATCGTTGCAGCAATGAGTCCTATTCCCTTGACAGATTGTATCAGATCAAAATTCTGTTTGAGCTCCGGATCGGAGGCGATCACTTTTTCAATGGCCTCGTTTACTGCCTTAATGCTCTTTTCCAGCCGTTGAATGTGTTGTTCCAGATCCTCGGTAACCAGGTGATTGTCGATCACAATATTGAGCTTTGAGCGGCTCTTGAGGCTATTGACATTCTGGGTATGTTGCTGCACCAACGAGGCGCGGTAGGAGATCAGCTCTTTGAGTTGAAGGATGGATTTTTGAGGGATCACAAATGGCCGGAGCTTGTGATGATGGATCAAGGCGTAAACGCCGATTCGCTCTGCATCCGTCCGGTCACTTTTACCTCGGGTTACGCCCAGGGATTGTTGGATCTCTCTTGCCGGTATTACCGAATAGGTCATACCCTTTTCCTGTAACAGGCAACACAAAAGCAATCCGTAGTTGCCGGTGTGTTCCATGCAAAACCAGGGAGGTGATCCCGCTGGCACCTCCTTTTTCAGGCGTTTAAACATGGATTCAATTCCCTCCTGGCTGTTCTTCACCCGGAACAGACTCAAGGGTTTGGCTGAAGGGTCCACTACCAGCGCTACATCCAGCCATTGCGATGAGATGTCAATGCCAACGGTACAGACTGTTTTCATAACTTTGGTTTTAAGGTTTATTTGTCTGTACTGGAACAGGATGTGCTGCTAAAACCTTTAATAGGCCTGGATGCCTATGATTCTAACTGGCACCGCACCCTGAAAAGAGATAGAGGACTGATACACAGATTAGCCCTGAAGGCTCTAACTCTGCTTAGTTCACCTCTATCTCTTCCAGCACAGTCAGCTTGAAGTTACGAAGGCAAGTCTAAAGGAAACTCTGTGTTACTTGAATTCACCAATTGTCCCGATCCTTCACCGGCTTCTCGTGGGTCATGGCCTCGTGGAGCTTCGCGACGAGGTCTTTGACGTAGCCGTCGACCTGGGTGAGGTAATCGTTGTAAACGGGTAGATAAGTCTGCGACTTGGTATCCATCCAGCGCTCGCAAGGATAGTAGCTGAGTTGCTTCCAGTTGAACTCGGTAAGCTCGTAGCGGAACCGGCCATCCTTCACCGCCAGCGTGATGGTGTATTGAACCAGCCCGGCTTCGGTCTTGAGGCCGGTCTTGTCGGGCGCGTTGTAGATCTTGAAGCGCGGCTTGCCGGTGATCTTGAGTTTGATGGAGTCGTTCTCGCGGATCACTTCGCCGGGGTTTTTGTAAAAGCCGCGGAACCAGGTGAGCGCGCGCTGGTACAAGGCATCGGCGCCGACGCCCTTGGCTTCGAGTACGCCTTCGTAAGTGATGAGTTTGGTGATGCTGTCGACCGGTAGTACGACCGGCGCGACGGGCGCGTTCTTCTGCGCGAATGAAATCTGGGCAACGAAGACCAGCAGGAACAAAGCAAGCGATTTTTTCATCGGATCAAGATCAGTGTTTTGGCCGCCGCCAAAATACTAAAATCATGCCGAGGTGCTCATTTAGTGATCGATTCAATGGGCAGTGGATGGTAGGCAGTAGGCAGGAGGCAGTAGGCAGTAGGCGGTAGGCAGTGGGCAGTGGGCAGAATTACCCTCGCATCACACACCTCGCATCATCCTTTGACCGGGACCTTTAACTTCTGTCCGGGTTTCAGGCTGCGGATGTCGTGGATGTGGTTGAGTTCTTTCAACTGCTCCACGGAGATGCCTTCGTATTTGCGTGCGATGGAGAAAAGCGTATCGCCCGGGGCGATCGTGTGGTAGATGAAATCAGGTTTCGGTTTCGCCGGTGCCGGCTTGGCTTCGGCTTTCGCGACGGCTGTATCCGGCGCATCGGTATCGGTGACGGTGGTCTTGCCCGCCATCAGGGTCTGGTTATCGTCTTCCTCGCCTCCGTTCGCCGGCTTGGTCATCCAGACCTTGCGCGAGACGGTGGTGTACACGTTCAGGCGTTGTCCGGCCAGCACGCGGCTCGACTTGATCCGGCCTTTGTTCCAGGAACGCAGTTGCGACATGGACACACCATAACGATCGGCGATGCCGCTGAGGGTTTCGCCGCGACGGACGGTATGTTGCTTGCGTACTTTCTCCTTTACGGTGATGTACTCGCCGTTGCTCGCGGCCGGCTTCACGGTATCTACGCCCGCCGGCGCGGTGGTGGCCAGCAGTCCGGGAGGCGCCACGCAGGGTCCCAGCGGATCGAGGTGGATCGAGGTGTAATAGTTGTTGAACAGGTCGCGCACCAGCTCGTTGCGCAGTGCCGGTCCGCGGCAGCCGAGGACGACACTGATCAGACGGTGACCGCACTTCGCGGTCGTGCCGACGAGGCAGAAGCCGGCGCGGCGGGTGTAACCCGTCTTCAGGCCGTCCACTTCACCGGTGTATTGGATCGTCAGGCCGTTGTGGTTGCGGATGACGCTGTTGCTTTTGCCGTTGTCGATCTGGGCATAGCCCTGACCGGTCACTTCGAGGATCTCTTCGTACTTCAGCATCTCCAGCGCGAGCCGCAGTTGGTCGGTCGGAGAAGAATAGTTGTCGGGGTTGCCGCCGGTGCCGGGTAGTCCGGTAGGGTTGCCGTACCAGGTGTTGCTCATGCCCAGCGAGGCGGCCTTCTCGTTCATGCGACGCAGGCTCGACGCCAGGTCGCCGCAGCCGAGGAAGCGGGCCATCTGATCGGCGCATTCGTTGTTGGACGCGATCATCGACGCCTTGAAGACGTCGTACAGCGAGTAGTTCACGATCGTGCGGACGATCCGGCGGTGCTTGCGGCGACCGACGACCGTCTCGCGCGTCCACTGCACCCGGTCCTCCCAGCGATACTTGCCGGCGCGCACGTCTTCCACCGCCAGCAGGGCGACCATCATCTTGGTCAGCGAGGCGATGGGATAGGACGAACTCATGTTCTTTTCCCAAACGATCTTCTGGTTGACGGCATCGTACAGCAGTCCGGCGCGGATCTCGCCTTCGTTCACCTGCAGGTTGGTGTCGGGCTGGTACACGAACTCGTTCGTCACCATGGCCGCCACATCCGTACGCACGGAATCCTCCGGTCCCGCCCATACCGCACCCGTTACGCTGAACAGCAGCGTCAGGCTCAGGCAGGTTGCGAGCGCACAAAAAGAATACTTACGGCCGGGTTTCACCATGACGGGGTCGTAGGCAATGGATTAATTTACGCGTTTCGGTAGCTTTTGGTCCTTAAAAAGGCCAAAATTCTTGCAGTTTGCTCCACCCGATACGATGACTCTAAGATAACGTTTCCGGATGAAGGAAATTTAATTTTTTGGGCCGAAGGAGAGGGACGTGGGACGAGGGACGTGGGACGAGGGACGTGGGACGAGGGACGAAAAGGGAGGGACGTGGGACGTGGGACGAGGGACGAAAAGGGAGGGACGAGGGACGAGGGACGAGGGGCGGGGGGCGGGGGACGTGGGGAAAATACTGCCTGCTGCAAACTGCCTACTGCATACTGCCTACCGCCTACTGCCTACTGCCAACCGCCTACCGTCCTTCGCCTCCGTGTGCCATCAAATCGAAGCAATCAGCCTCGAACCCGATTCTGGCGTCAAAGCCCCCGAAACCGGATCGAGACCGCTCAGATGCACCAGCCCAGGTTTCGTTCCCACCGCCAGGCTGCCCAGCTCCCTGTGCCAACCGAAGAACTCCGCCCCGTTCCAGGTCGCCCAACGGATCAGCTCCTCCGTCGCGATCTGCGGAAACGCCTGCGCAAGCACCTTCAGTTCATCCACGACCGACAACGTATCATTCGAGGCCAGGCTGTCCGTTCCCACGGTCAGCTTCACGCCCATGCGTTGCAGCATCGGCACATCGGGCAGGCGGTCTTCGATGTAGCGGTTCGCGCGCGGGCAGAGGCACCACCACAGGCGCAAACTGTACAGGCTCGCCCACTGCACGTCCTCTTCGGTGCTCAGCGTATTGTGCACCAGCAGCAGGTTGTTGCAGGTCGGCAGGTGCACCAGGGTCGAGGCGATCGATGAAAAGCCGGTAGGTATCCAGTCGTTGTAGAAGGGCGTAGCCCTGCGCAGGAACTCGAGCAACTCGCCATCGCCGCTGCGGAACATCGCCTCCTCGCCGGGCGTCTCCTGGTTGTGGAGCGTGAGCGGTCCGCCCTGCTCCTTCGCCTCGCGGTCGATGCGTTTCAGGAGTCGTGTCGAGACCGTGTAGGGCGCGTGGGGAGCAACGCTCGCCGACAATCCCGCCGCCAGGTAGCGGTCGCGCAGCGCGATCTTTTTCTCGAACTCGGCTTCGGCACGGTCGGGGTGCAGGTCGAAGGCTTCGATGAACGTATGGTAGCGCAGCGGACTCTTCCGTTTCAGTTCCAGCGTATGGTCGGTGTTGGCGATATCGCCCGCGCCCACCACACCCGCTTCACGCATGGCCCGGTCGCCGGCGACGATGGCTGACCCAATGATTTCCGGATCGGCGGCGCGTTGGGCATTCACCGCCGCCAGAAATCCCGGCAGGCGCGTATGCCGCGGCAGTTGTCCGAGCAAATGCGAAAGCTCCAGGTGCGTATGCGCGTTGATGAAGCCCGGACAAATCCCGCCCCGCAGCGCCTCCAGTTCTTCCCGGCCGTTCAACATCTGCCAGTCCGCGCCACGCGTAGCAGGATCCACGATGTCCACGATCCGGTCGTCCTGATCCAATACTACGATCCCTTCCCGAATCAAAGACTCGTTGCCGGGGTAGAGGAAGTCGGCTTTGAGGATACGCATTGCGGGTTGTTTGTTCC
This DNA window, taken from Bacteroidota bacterium, encodes the following:
- a CDS encoding IS110 family transposase, encoding MKTVCTVGIDISSQWLDVALVVDPSAKPLSLFRVKNSQEGIESMFKRLKKEVPAGSPPWFCMEHTGNYGLLLCCLLQEKGMTYSVIPAREIQQSLGVTRGKSDRTDAERIGVYALIHHHKLRPFVIPQKSILQLKELISYRASLVQQHTQNVNSLKSRSKLNIVIDNHLVTEDLEQHIQRLEKSIKAVNEAIEKVIASDPELKQNFDLIQSVKGIGLIAATMMLVITQNFTQFDDGRKFACYAGTAPFEHSSGLTKGRTRVHPMANKQMKAILLNGANSAMIYDPEIRVYCQRKKAEGKHHKVIANAVACKLINRVFAVIKRKTPFVLTYEKKINQNVA
- a CDS encoding DUF4468 domain-containing protein, encoding MKKSLALFLLVFVAQISFAQKNAPVAPVVLPVDSITKLITYEGVLEAKGVGADALYQRALTWFRGFYKNPGEVIRENDSIKLKITGKPRFKIYNAPDKTGLKTEAGLVQYTITLAVKDGRFRYELTEFNWKQLSYYPCERWMDTKSQTYLPVYNDYLTQVDGYVKDLVAKLHEAMTHEKPVKDRDNW
- a CDS encoding LysM peptidoglycan-binding domain-containing protein, whose translation is MVKPGRKYSFCALATCLSLTLLFSVTGAVWAGPEDSVRTDVAAMVTNEFVYQPDTNLQVNEGEIRAGLLYDAVNQKIVWEKNMSSSYPIASLTKMMVALLAVEDVRAGKYRWEDRVQWTRETVVGRRKHRRIVRTIVNYSLYDVFKASMIASNNECADQMARFLGCGDLASSLRRMNEKAASLGMSNTWYGNPTGLPGTGGNPDNYSSPTDQLRLALEMLKYEEILEVTGQGYAQIDNGKSNSVIRNHNGLTIQYTGEVDGLKTGYTRRAGFCLVGTTAKCGHRLISVVLGCRGPALRNELVRDLFNNYYTSIHLDPLGPCVAPPGLLATTAPAGVDTVKPAASNGEYITVKEKVRKQHTVRRGETLSGIADRYGVSMSQLRSWNKGRIKSSRVLAGQRLNVYTTVSRKVWMTKPANGGEEDDNQTLMAGKTTVTDTDAPDTAVAKAEAKPAPAKPKPDFIYHTIAPGDTLFSIARKYEGISVEQLKELNHIHDIRSLKPGQKLKVPVKG
- a CDS encoding amidohydrolase family protein codes for the protein MRILKADFLYPGNESLIREGIVVLDQDDRIVDIVDPATRGADWQMLNGREELEALRGGICPGFINAHTHLELSHLLGQLPRHTRLPGFLAAVNAQRAADPEIIGSAIVAGDRAMREAGVVGAGDIANTDHTLELKRKSPLRYHTFIEAFDLHPDRAEAEFEKKIALRDRYLAAGLSASVAPHAPYTVSTRLLKRIDREAKEQGGPLTLHNQETPGEEAMFRSGDGELLEFLRRATPFYNDWIPTGFSSIASTLVHLPTCNNLLLVHNTLSTEEDVQWASLYSLRLWWCLCPRANRYIEDRLPDVPMLQRMGVKLTVGTDSLASNDTLSVVDELKVLAQAFPQIATEELIRWATWNGAEFFGWHRELGSLAVGTKPGLVHLSGLDPVSGALTPESGSRLIASI